A part of Cannabis sativa cultivar Pink pepper isolate KNU-18-1 chromosome 6, ASM2916894v1, whole genome shotgun sequence genomic DNA contains:
- the LOC115725708 gene encoding uncharacterized protein LOC115725708, translated as MTTTTNQQLRYVRGSSSLTTAIDRGSRMRKIGRRVCNCEPPQEVAVRTSKTVKNPGRMFKCCHKFKGCDFFEWVDTEIFHPNCGVGCCIHGGLSGQALMSGCCSWQPQRSPPYNYGDHHGGCPSTIFRSPCSSHHKDDSFGDKMEPPQ; from the exons ATGACCACGACAACCAACCAGCAGCTACGGTACGTTCGAGGTTCATCTTCTCTGACCACAGCCATCGATCGAGGGAGCAGGATGAGAAAAATAGGGCGACGGGTGTGTAATTGCGAACCACCACAAGAAGTCGCGGTTCGTACCTCAAAGACGGTGAAGAATCCAGGTCGAATGTTCAAGTGTTGCCATAAATTCAAG GGTTGTGATTTTTTTGAGTGGGTGGATACTGAGATATTTCACCCCAATTGTGGAGTTGGATGTTGTATTCATGGAGGTTTGAGTGGGCAAGCTTTGATGAGTGGGTGTTGTTCTTGGCAGCCACAAAGATCTCCACCTTACAACTATGGTGATCATCACGGTGGTTGTCCCTCTACAATTTTTAGGAGCCCATGCAGCAGCCATCACAAAGATGACAGTTTTGGAGATAAAATGGAACCACCTCAATGA
- the LOC115725347 gene encoding polyadenylate-binding protein 2 isoform X1 yields the protein MGRKRWSNICSYTNIIRQWRSTHFSLWSLVVRGRETESEMEHEDVDMTGADGTEAELDDMKKRLKEMEDEAVALREMQAKVEKEMGSVQEPSAAASQASREEVDSRSVFVGNVDYACTPEEVQQHFQSCGTVNRVTIRTDKFGQPKGYAYVEFVEVEAVQEAILLNESELHGRQLKVSAKRTNIPGMKQFRGRRANPAMGGFRSRGPNPFTPFIYNPYGYGKVPRMRMPMRYSPYF from the exons ATGGGGAGGAAAAGGTGGAGTAATATTTGTTCGTATACAAATATTATAAGACAGTGGCGCTCTACTCACTTCTCTCTCTGGTCTCTTGTGGTGAGAGGGAGAGAGACAGAGAGCGAGATGGAACACGAAGATGTCGACATGACCGGGGCTGATGGCACCGAAGCG GAACTTGATGACATGAAGAAACGCCTTAAGGAAATGGAGGATGAAGCAGTCGCACTTCGTGAGATGCAGGCTAAGGTCGAGAAGGAAATGGGTTCCGTACAAG AACCATCTGCAGCTGCATCACAAGCAAGCCGAGAGGAAGTTGATTCTCGATCGGTTTTTGTCGGCAAT GTGGATTATGCATGTACCCCTGAAGAAGTGCAGCAACATTTCCAGTCATGTGGGACAGTAAACAGAGTCACAATTCGCACAGACAAGTTTGGCCAACCAAAGGGTTATGCTTATGTGGAATTTGTCGAAGTAGAAGCTGTTCAAGAAGCAATTCTTTTGAATGAATCTGAACTACACGGCCGCCAATTAAAG GTTTCTGCTAAAAGAACGAATATACCTGGAATGAAGCAGTTCCGTGGTCGTAGAGCAAATCCGGCCATGGGTGGCTTCCGTTCAAGGGGTCCTAACCCGTTCACTCCATTCATATACAACCCCTATGGATATGG AAAGGTTCCGAGAATGAGAATGCCTATGCGTTACAGTCCCTacttctaa
- the LOC115725347 gene encoding polyadenylate-binding protein 2 isoform X2, translating into MGFVVTLFLHMVDYACTPEEVQQHFQSCGTVNRVTIRTDKFGQPKGYAYVEFVEVEAVQEAILLNESELHGRQLKVSAKRTNIPGMKQFRGRRANPAMGGFRSRGPNPFTPFIYNPYGYGKVPRMRMPMRYSPYF; encoded by the exons ATGGGATTTGTAGTTACATTGTTTTTGCATATG GTGGATTATGCATGTACCCCTGAAGAAGTGCAGCAACATTTCCAGTCATGTGGGACAGTAAACAGAGTCACAATTCGCACAGACAAGTTTGGCCAACCAAAGGGTTATGCTTATGTGGAATTTGTCGAAGTAGAAGCTGTTCAAGAAGCAATTCTTTTGAATGAATCTGAACTACACGGCCGCCAATTAAAG GTTTCTGCTAAAAGAACGAATATACCTGGAATGAAGCAGTTCCGTGGTCGTAGAGCAAATCCGGCCATGGGTGGCTTCCGTTCAAGGGGTCCTAACCCGTTCACTCCATTCATATACAACCCCTATGGATATGG AAAGGTTCCGAGAATGAGAATGCCTATGCGTTACAGTCCCTacttctaa